CTCGCGGTTGTAGGTGTCGGTCCCGTCGGTCATCTCCACGACCAGGCCGCCGGGCCGGCGCAGCAGCAGGGGCAGGGCGTGGTGGCTGGTGATCGCGTGGGTCTCGACCGCGAGCCTCAGGAGCCTGAGGCCGTTGTCGAGGTCGTGCTCCCACAGCGGGCTCTCCCATGCGAAGAGCTTCTCGCCGCCCCAGATGTCGTTGACGAGGATGTCGAGACGGTCCTGCTCCTCGGCGATGCGGTCGACGAGGGCGCGGACCTGTGCCGGGTCCAGGTGGTCGGTGGGGACCGCGATGCCCCGGCCGCCGACCGCTGTGACGAGGTCCGCGGTGTCCTCGATGGTCTCGGGACGGTCGTACTCGGAGCGGTGGTTCCTGGTGCTGCGTCCGGTGACGTAGACGGTGGCGCCCGCCGCTCCCAGTTCCACGGCGATCCCGCGCCCGGCTCCCCGGGTCGCTCCGGCGACCAGTGCGACCTTGTCCCGCAGCGGCTGTGACATGTCCGACCTCCCGTTGTGCCCGATGACTTTTCGAGCATGGCCGGGAAGCCGGACAACCTCTGTCGTGATTTACGGGAGGGTCACCCGGTCGCGCGGAGTTTCTCGTCCAGTGTGTCCAGATCCGGCAGGAACCAGATGTGGCCGCCCTGGTTCGTCTCGTGGACGAAGTCGCGCAGGGCGGTGCTGTCGTCTGTGTGGCGGGTGACATCACCGACGACGGCGAGCCGGATCTGGTAGTTCACGAACTTCTGCATCACCGCGCCCGCGACGCCCGACCGCAGCCGGAAGAAGTCCTCGGCGACCCGTGCCACGGGTACGGCGACCACCAGGGCGTCGCGGCCCATCGCGTCGCCGATCAGGTCGAGGGCGGCCCGCTCGCCGTCCAGCTGCGGCCCGTCGGGGGCGCAGTGCAGGACGTTCACTCCGCTCAGGGGAACGACGTCGTCAGTGGCCACGCGCGATCCACTCCTGCAGGTGCGGAGCCTCGGCGCCGATCGTGGTCGGGTCTCCGTGGCCGGTGAGGACCTTCGTCTCGGGCGGCAGGGCCAGCAGCCGGTCGCGGATCGAGTCGATGATCGTGGGGAAGTGGGAGAAGGAGCGGCCGGTGGCGCCCGGGCCGCCCTGGAAGAGGGTGTCGCCGGTGAAGACGGTGCCGAGGCCGGGGTCGTAGAGGCAGACCGCGCCGGGCGCGTGGCCGGGGGTGTGCAGCACCTGGAGGTCGGCACCGGCGGCCTCGATGACCTGTCCGTCGCGCAGGTGGGCGTCGGGGTCGCGGTCGGGGTGGGTCTGCTTCCACAGCGGCAGGTCGTCGGGGTGCAGCCAGATCGTGGCGCCGGTGCGCTCGGCGAGGGCGGGCGCGGCGTCGATGTGGTCGTTGTGGGCGTGGGTGCAGACGATCGCGGTCAGCCTGCGGTCCCCCACCGCCTCGAGGATGGCGTCGGCGTCGTGGGGGGCGTCGATGACGATCACCTCGTGGTCGTCGCCGACGATCCAGACGTTGTTGTCGACGTCCCAGGTGCCGCCGTCGAGGCTGAACTGCCCGGAGGTGACGAGGCGTTCGATGCGGGCGGCCATCAGAGCACCACCACCGAACGCAGGACGTCGCCGTGGTGCATGCGCTCGAACGCCTTCTCCACCTCGTCGAGTTGGATGGTCTCCGTCACGAACGCCTCCAGGTCCAGGCGGCCTTGCAGGTGCAGGTCGATCAGCATGGGGAAGTCGCGGGAGGGCAGGCAGTCGCCGTACCAGGAGGACTTGAGCGAGCCGCCGCGGCCGAAGACGTCCAGGAGCGGCAGTTCCAGCTTCATCTCGGGGGTGGGCACACCGACGAGGACGACGGTGCCGGCGAGGTCGCGGGCGTAGAAGGCCTGCTGGTACGTCTCCGGGCGGCCGACCGCCTCGATGACGACGTCGGCGCCGAAGCCGCCGGTCAGTTCGCGGATCGCCTCGACGGGGTCGTTCTCGCGGGAGTTGACGGTGTGGGTGGCGCCCATGGTGCGGGCCTTCTCCAGCTTCCGGTCGTCGATGTCCACGGCGATGATCCGCGCCGCGCCCGCGAGGTTCGACCCGGCGATCGCCGCGTCGCCGACACCACCGCAGCCGATGACGGCGACGGTGTCGCCCCGCCCGACGTTGCCCGTGTTGATCGCGGCGCCGATGCCCGCCATGACCCCGCAGCCCAGCAGCCCCGCGACCGCGGCGGAGACCGACGGGTCGACCTTGGTGCACTGTCCGGCGGCCACCAGGGTCTTCTCGGCGAAGGCGCCGATGCCCAGGGCGGGCGACAGCT
Above is a window of Streptomyces griseorubiginosus DNA encoding:
- a CDS encoding DUF4180 domain-containing protein, with the protein product MATDDVVPLSGVNVLHCAPDGPQLDGERAALDLIGDAMGRDALVVAVPVARVAEDFFRLRSGVAGAVMQKFVNYQIRLAVVGDVTRHTDDSTALRDFVHETNQGGHIWFLPDLDTLDEKLRATG
- a CDS encoding SDR family oxidoreductase, producing MSQPLRDKVALVAGATRGAGRGIAVELGAAGATVYVTGRSTRNHRSEYDRPETIEDTADLVTAVGGRGIAVPTDHLDPAQVRALVDRIAEEQDRLDILVNDIWGGEKLFAWESPLWEHDLDNGLRLLRLAVETHAITSHHALPLLLRRPGGLVVEMTDGTDTYNRENYRVSFFYDLAKTSVLRMAFALGHELGPRGATAVALTPGWLRSEMMLDIFGVREENWRDALGQVPHFAISETPRYVGRAVAALAADPDVSRWNGRSLDSGTLARTYDFTDLDGSRPDAWRYLVEVQDAGKPADVTGYR
- a CDS encoding MBL fold metallo-hydrolase, translating into MAARIERLVTSGQFSLDGGTWDVDNNVWIVGDDHEVIVIDAPHDADAILEAVGDRRLTAIVCTHAHNDHIDAAPALAERTGATIWLHPDDLPLWKQTHPDRDPDAHLRDGQVIEAAGADLQVLHTPGHAPGAVCLYDPGLGTVFTGDTLFQGGPGATGRSFSHFPTIIDSIRDRLLALPPETKVLTGHGDPTTIGAEAPHLQEWIARGH
- a CDS encoding S-(hydroxymethyl)mycothiol dehydrogenase, producing the protein MAQEVRGVIAPGKDEPVRVETIVVPDPGPGEAVVQVQACGVCHTDLHYKQGGINDEFPFLLGHEAAGVVESVGEGVTDVAPGDFVILNWRAVCGNCRACLRGRPWYCFNTHNAKQKMSLTDGTELSPALGIGAFAEKTLVAAGQCTKVDPSVSAAVAGLLGCGVMAGIGAAINTGNVGRGDTVAVIGCGGVGDAAIAGSNLAGAARIIAVDIDDRKLEKARTMGATHTVNSRENDPVEAIRELTGGFGADVVIEAVGRPETYQQAFYARDLAGTVVLVGVPTPEMKLELPLLDVFGRGGSLKSSWYGDCLPSRDFPMLIDLHLQGRLDLEAFVTETIQLDEVEKAFERMHHGDVLRSVVVL